The following is a genomic window from Sporosarcina jeotgali.
CAGGCGGCGGTATGGTGAAGGTAATCGTCTCAGGCGACAAAAAGGTTGTTGAGGTCATTGTGGATCCATCCGTGATTGATCCTGAAGATGCTGAAATGTTACAAGACCTTATCGTGATTGCAACGAATGACGCAATGGAAAAAGCAGAAGAATTAACGAACTCTACGATGGGACAATTCACGAAGGGATTGAACCTTCCAGGGATGTTCTAGGAGGCAAAACCATGCATTACCCTGAACCGATATCCAAACTGATTGACAGTTTTATGAAACTGCCAGGCATCGGCCCGAAAACTGCGGGCCGGCTGGCGTTTTTTGTGTTGAGTATGAAAGAAGATACTGTGCTCGACTTTGCGAAAGCGCTGGTTGATGCCAAACGTAATCTAAGGTTTTGCTCCGTGTGCGGACATATTACAGATATCGACCCATGTCACATCTGTCAGGATCAGTCACGAGACCGCACCCTGATTTGTGTAGTACAAGATCCGAAAGACGTGATTGCCATGGAGAAAATGCGTGATTACAAAGGACTTTATCATGTTCTGCATGGTGCGATTTCTCCTATGGATGGCGTCGGGCCGGAGGATATTAACGTACCTGACTTGCTGAAACGTCTACAAGATGAGGAAGTGGAAGAGCTGATTTTAGCAACTAACCCAACGATCGAAGGCGAAGCAACCGCGATGTATATTTCACGTCTTGTGAAACCGTCCGGCATTCCAACTAGCCGAATCGCTCATGGGTTACCGGTTGGCGGAGATCTCGAGTATGCCGATGAAGTAACGCTCTCTAAAGCATTAGAAGGGCGGCGACAACTGTGAAACGGTCGGGGGGACTGTTTCGCAGGAGGAACAAGCTGAAGCGGGAATACGATGAAAAGTTACGGACATTGATGTTAGATACACGAGAAGAGTGGGAGCGGACGAAATCGATTGAAAAGTATGCAGATGATTTCGATCAGGAAGTTGTGATTCGAAAAAAAATTGCTGAAAGCAATCATTTTTATCTGTACAAAGAAGCTAAAATCAGAAATCTTGGCATTGAGTGAACTAAACAACGATTGCTTTGCATAGACTGCTAATAGTCCATTGTAAAGGGGGCAGCTTCTGCTATGAAAGTTGCTATAATTCTCGCACTCGGTGTTGTCCTGCTCTTCGTACTGCGTTTGACCAAGCCTCAACTGCAAACGGCGGCTGAAAAACTATCCATATTGTGGTTCCGGCTCGCATTTGCCTTCCTGATTCTGTTCATCATCAACATCGCTGGCGGTTTTGTTGGATTGTACGTGCCGATTAATATTGGATCAGGCTTTTTACTGGCAGTGCTTGGAATTCCGGGATTGGCGTCTTTACTCGTCCTGGCAGTTTTCCTGTAAGGATGGGTGATCGATAGACGCCTTCTCGTGAAGTCAGCCAATGTGTGCTGACTTTTTTTACATAGAAGATGCAGCAAAATTACTAAAGGAAGGAGGAGAAATGAATGGATCATACAAAAAGACCTGTAGTGGAAGCGCTGCAAAATTTTCTGGCAACACGGCCAGTATCGTTTCATGTACCTGGACATAAGCACGGGCTACTCTCTAAATTGCCCGAGGATCTGAAAGCTGCACTCCGATACGATGTAACGGAATTGACAGGACTGGATGATTTGCATGCACCCGCTGAAATGCTTGCAGAAGCACAAAGAATGCTAGCGGATGTCTATGGCGCAGATCAGAGCTTTTTTCTTGTGAATGGCTCTACAGTCGGCAATCTTGCAATGATCCGTGCAGTTTGTGCACCAGGCGATACATTACTCGTCCAGCGCAATGCGCACAAATCCGTATTCCATGCAATGGAGTTAGCGGGAGTACAGGCTGTTTTGCTTACGCCTGAGTGGGACGAAACAACTTGCACTGCAGGCGCTGTTTCATCTGCAACTGTTGAAGAGGCACTAGAACGACACACGGATGCGAAAGGTGTTGTTGTGACGTACCCGACGTATTACGGAACAGCAGGGAGTGACTTGCAGACAATTGTTGAGTGTGCACACGAACGGGGGATACCAGTACTTGTAGATGAAGCCCACGGCGCACACTTTGTGATAGGAAGTCCATTTCCGGTATCTGCCCTTCACGCCGGAGCAGATATCGTCGTTCAATCGGCGCACAAAACGTTATCCGCAATGACACAGGCTTCCTTTTTACACGTAAATTCAACGTTAGTCGATATACACAAACTTACACATACACTTTCTATGCTGCAAACAAGCAGCCCCTCTTATATGCTGCTTGCATCCTTAGACGACGCGAGAGCAATGGTTGCCGGTTACTCAGAAGATGACAAGCAAGCGTTTCTTGCATGGCGAAGTGAATTCATCAGACAACTTAAGAAGGTCAAAGCGCTTGAAGTTATTGAGACGGAAGATCCGTTAAAAATTCTCCTTCGACAAAAAGAAGCATCTGGTTATACACTGCAGCATGCGTTGGAAGGATCGGGAATCTATACAGAACTGGCAGACGAACGCCAAGTACTCTTTGTGCTTCCTCTGCTAACTGAAGGGACCGCGTATCCTATAGACTCCATTTGCAAAGCAGTCGATTCAGCGGTACAACAGTTGCAAAGCAGTGCTGTAGAAGTACCTGAAAAGGATGAACCGCTTGAGGAAGAGCCGCGTAAGTTCTTCATTACAACGAGCAGCCAGTCAAAAAAAGATACGGAATGGGTTTCTGCAGAGTCGGCAATCGGCTGTCAAACTGCTGCAGCAATTATTCCATATCCACCTGGAATCCCGCTCGTCTTAAGTGGTGAGCATTTGAACCTGCACCAAATACAAGAGATTTGTCATATGACGGAGTCAGGCGCAAAGTTCCAAGGAGCAGTGCGGGTTAATGGATCGGCAACGGAAATTGAAGTGTTGAGTGCACAAGGAGAAGATTGGAATGGCTAAAGGGATATTCATCACATTCGAAGGACCAGAAGGCGCAGGAAAAACAACGGTCATTAAGGAAGTTTATAACCGGTTGCAGCAGCAGGGAAAATACTCAGTTTTAACAAGAGAGCCTGGCGGAATCCGGATCGCAGAGAAAATCAGAACGATTATTTTAGATAATGACCATGAAGAAATGGATGGCCGGACAGAAGCGTTATTGTACGCAGCCGCACGACGACAGCATCTGACTGAAAAAGTTGTTCCCGCACTGGAAGATGGGGCAATTGTCTTGTGTGATCGTTTTGTAGATAGTTCTCTTGCGTATCAAGGATACGCAAGAGGTTTAGGCATCGATGAAGTTCTGTCGATAAATGAATTTGCAATTGATGGCCTCATGCCCGATCATACAATTTACTTTGACATATCCCCAGAGGCAGGGTTGGCAAGAATTGCAGCGAGCGGAGAACGGGAACAGAATCGTTTGGATAATGAAACACTGCAATTCCATAAAGATGTGGCGGAAGGATATCGCCTCGTGCAAAAAATGTTTCCAAAACGGATTCAGCCCATTGATGCCGGCGGTTCTGTAGAAGAAGTTACAGAAACTGTCTGGAAAACAGTTGCATCATTCATTTCTTGAGCCGTTTCATGATATAATAAAAGAAAGCGGAAAAGGAGAGATACCCCGTGAAACTTATAGTGGCAGTAGTACAAGACCAAGACAGTAATCGACTTTCATCAGCATTGACGAAAGGTGACTTCCGAGCAACGAAATTGGCAAGTACAGGCGGATTCTTGAAGTCAGGGAACACAACATTTTTAATCGGTACAGACGATAGTCTTGTCCCGAAAGCGTTGGACCTCATTCGAGACAACTGTCGTTCGCGTGATCAAATGGTGGCTCCCGTCTCACCAATGGGCGGAAATGCTGACTCCTATATTCCATATCCAGTTGAAGTTGAAGTCGGTGGTGCAACGGTATTTGTTCTGCCAATCGAACAATTCCGCCATTTCTGATTCATATCGGAGTGATTAGTAATGAAAGTAAATAATGAATATCGCGCAGGTCTTGATAAATTACGGAATGACCCGCTTAAATCTCCACAGGGCGGGGAGCGTTTTGGTCAAATGGTTCAAAAACAAGAATCACGCCTGCATGGAGAACAGATTACTCGTCTGCTGGGCGATATATCCAGCGCAGGTGACCGGCTGGCACGGTCCCGTAATTTACGAGATATGGCTAAATTTAAAATGCTCGTCAAACGTTTTCTTAAAGAGTCTGTTGAAACCGGTCTCGGACTGAAACAGTCACATACGTGGAACCAGTACGGAGAAGGACGG
Proteins encoded in this region:
- the recR gene encoding recombination mediator RecR, producing MHYPEPISKLIDSFMKLPGIGPKTAGRLAFFVLSMKEDTVLDFAKALVDAKRNLRFCSVCGHITDIDPCHICQDQSRDRTLICVVQDPKDVIAMEKMRDYKGLYHVLHGAISPMDGVGPEDINVPDLLKRLQDEEVEELILATNPTIEGEATAMYISRLVKPSGIPTSRIAHGLPVGGDLEYADEVTLSKALEGRRQL
- a CDS encoding YbaB/EbfC family nucleoid-associated protein, with protein sequence MRGMGNMQGMMKQMQKMQKQMGEAQEKLGEERLEGAAGGGMVKVIVSGDKKVVEVIVDPSVIDPEDAEMLQDLIVIATNDAMEKAEELTNSTMGQFTKGLNLPGMF
- a CDS encoding pro-sigmaK processing inhibitor BofA family protein, translating into MKVAIILALGVVLLFVLRLTKPQLQTAAEKLSILWFRLAFAFLILFIINIAGGFVGLYVPINIGSGFLLAVLGIPGLASLLVLAVFL
- a CDS encoding cyclic-di-AMP receptor, producing MKLIVAVVQDQDSNRLSSALTKGDFRATKLASTGGFLKSGNTTFLIGTDDSLVPKALDLIRDNCRSRDQMVAPVSPMGGNADSYIPYPVEVEVGGATVFVLPIEQFRHF
- a CDS encoding YaaR family protein, translating into MKVNNEYRAGLDKLRNDPLKSPQGGERFGQMVQKQESRLHGEQITRLLGDISSAGDRLARSRNLRDMAKFKMLVKRFLKESVETGLGLKQSHTWNQYGEGRRLKIVETIDQKLIELAEQLLQDEESSMDLLAKIGEIKGLLINLYT
- the tmk gene encoding dTMP kinase → MAKGIFITFEGPEGAGKTTVIKEVYNRLQQQGKYSVLTREPGGIRIAEKIRTIILDNDHEEMDGRTEALLYAAARRQHLTEKVVPALEDGAIVLCDRFVDSSLAYQGYARGLGIDEVLSINEFAIDGLMPDHTIYFDISPEAGLARIAASGEREQNRLDNETLQFHKDVAEGYRLVQKMFPKRIQPIDAGGSVEEVTETVWKTVASFIS
- a CDS encoding YaaL family protein translates to MKRSGGLFRRRNKLKREYDEKLRTLMLDTREEWERTKSIEKYADDFDQEVVIRKKIAESNHFYLYKEAKIRNLGIE
- a CDS encoding aminotransferase class I/II-fold pyridoxal phosphate-dependent enzyme produces the protein MDHTKRPVVEALQNFLATRPVSFHVPGHKHGLLSKLPEDLKAALRYDVTELTGLDDLHAPAEMLAEAQRMLADVYGADQSFFLVNGSTVGNLAMIRAVCAPGDTLLVQRNAHKSVFHAMELAGVQAVLLTPEWDETTCTAGAVSSATVEEALERHTDAKGVVVTYPTYYGTAGSDLQTIVECAHERGIPVLVDEAHGAHFVIGSPFPVSALHAGADIVVQSAHKTLSAMTQASFLHVNSTLVDIHKLTHTLSMLQTSSPSYMLLASLDDARAMVAGYSEDDKQAFLAWRSEFIRQLKKVKALEVIETEDPLKILLRQKEASGYTLQHALEGSGIYTELADERQVLFVLPLLTEGTAYPIDSICKAVDSAVQQLQSSAVEVPEKDEPLEEEPRKFFITTSSQSKKDTEWVSAESAIGCQTAAAIIPYPPGIPLVLSGEHLNLHQIQEICHMTESGAKFQGAVRVNGSATEIEVLSAQGEDWNG